GCATTGATGATCTTAAGCAGTGTCCAGTTTGTCACTTTCGTCCGTCCACTTATGGGTGTCTCGGGGATGAGAATTGGTTCTTGATCCCTAGACTTGAACAAAAGTCCCTAAAGCCTTGGCTGTCGAACTGCCACCTGTTCTCCGATATGATTGTTCGTGGTATCATGAATTTGCAAATTATGTTCTTCCATACGAAGTTCTAGATCTTTGCCTCTATGATGGTTGATAATGCTTCTACTtgaacccattttgtgaaatagttaATAGcaactagtaaaaattttacTTGTCTCTTACCATGGGTTAATAGGCAGACAATGTCaattccccattgtgcaaacggCCATAGGGAGGCTATCGGCATCAGTCTCTGTACTGGGAGGCGTTGAACATTCCCAAAcctttggcatttgtcgcaTTTCTTGACAAACTCCCTTGCATCCATCTTCAAAAGTAGGCTAGAAGTAACCCGTTCTGATCACTTTGTCTACCAAGGCTCTTAGCCCTGCATGGTCATCACAAATTTCTTCACGGATCTCTTCCAGAATGTATTTGGCTTCCTCTTCGTCGACGCACTTCTAGTAAGGCATAGaaaagcctctcttgtacaagGTGTCATTTAAGATCGTGAATCTGGCTGCTCTTTTCCTGACTTTCCTAGCCTCTTCGACATCCTGTGGAAGGCGTTCGTCCTAAAGGAGGACAAGATTGAGGTCATCCAGCTGCTTACACTCTGGATTACGAAGGTAGAGACTTCTTCAATGCTGGGGCATTTCTGGACTTCCATCTTCATGTCCATACTCGTTGGTCCTTCTTCTAACGACGCCTGCTTTGCGATTAGGGATGGTAATTTCTACCCGATCCGCGGGTACCCGGCCcggcccgaccctaatgggccggatTTTACTCGGTTCGATAAGGAATAGGGTTGGATTTGggtcttaaaaaaaaacccgaaccgggttcgggtcgggtccgggttttTATGAAAATCCGGCCCGGATCCGACCCGACCCagttatatataaatactaaaataccctcctatatatatattgttataaaccctaacattttcttcttcatttcatttcagcTCACTTGCAGCCCATCTCTCATCTATAATACTCTCACTCACACaatctcactctctcactcacaaatCTCAATCTCACTCATTCTCAATCTCATCTTCGGCCAACTACCCAACCTCTCACCGTCGGTCCAACTCTCGCAGCCGTCCCAAGCTTTCGTCGCCGTCCCAAGCTCTGTCAATGTTACCGTTCACCGTCGATCTCAGTTCATTCTGTTTGGGTTCATTACGGTTTGGGACCTTTGGGATCGTTAGGGAGTttgggttcctttttttttttttttttttttttttttttttgagaatcaagtttgggtttgtgatttctgtgttaggatttgtgtttgtgtttgtgtttgtgattttgaaagtaaaaataaaaaatctaaaatctttgtgattgtttttgggtttttagttgCTACTCTATTTCGATTGAAGAATATGAtctagggtttttgtttttgggtttctaATCTTGGTTAATGAACATGTTCTCGGCgtcttggggtttttttttttgggtttcttatCAGACTGAGGTAGATTGATGAAcgtgatttggggtttttttgtgGGAATTTTTGATCTTGGACGGGGCCCACGGGACCCGCGAGGCCCGACGGGGCAGGTCTGGGGCACAGGAAAaaaacccgtttattaaacggggcGGGTTCGGGTTTTTGGGACAGACCCGCGGGTCGAATTCAGGCATTAagaaacccggcccgaacccaACTCGTTGCCATTCCTATTTGCGATCTTGTCTACCACTACGTTCTGGCTTCTGAGGATTTGCGTGAATTCCACCTGATCAAATTCCTATGCTAAATGTTTCGTCAGCCTGAGGTATTTTTGCATTCTCTCCTCCTTTGCTTCATATTCCTCTTTTATCTGCCCTAATATCAGTTTTGAATCACTCTAGAGGAGTAAGTTTTTGGCTCCTAGTGCCTTCTCGACCCTCAACCCCGTCAGTATTCCTTCATACTCAGCTTCATTGTTAGTGGCTGGGAACTTTTGCTGAACTCAGTATTTAAGCGTCTTTCCTTCTGGGGTGATGATGACGACCCTTACTCCGCTGCTTTTTCGGGCTGACGAACTGTCAATTGGACTGTCCATCTTTCTGCTTCGTCAGGTGCATTGTCCTCGTCTAAGATGGTGAATTCAGCAATGAAATCCGCTAATGCCTGTGCCTTAATGGCTATCCTAGGGTTGTACTCAATGTTGAACTAGCTAAACTCAATTGCCCACTGGACCATTCTTCCTGTAGCCTCGGGCTTGTTCATGGACTTCTTGATAAGTTGGTCCATCATCACCAAGATGGGGTTTGCCTGGAAGTATGGTCGCAACTTGCGCGAGGCTATTATCAATGTGAATGCAATCTTTTCGATCCGTGGGTACTTGGCTTCTGCCCCTTGGAAGGCTTAACTGATGTAGTACACTGGGAGTTGCGTCTTGCCCTCTTCTCGAATCAAGGATGCACTCATAGCTATAGTTGACACTGTCAAATATAAATACAAGTTTTCTCCTTCCTTAGACGGACTTAGGAGGGGTGGATTGCTCAGGTAATGCTTGAGTTCTTGGAAAGCTTTCTCACATTCATCTATCCAAGCAAAGACCTACTTTAGTGTCTTGAAGAAGGGCAAGCATTTGTCCGTTGCTTTAGAGACGAATCTGTTGAGTGCTGCTATCTTTCTTGTGAGCTTCTGGACTTCTTTCACGGTCTTAGGCGACATCATGTCAAGTATGGCCCACACCTTCTATGGGTTTGCTTCTATCCCTCTTTGCGACACCATGAACCCTAGAAACTTCCCTAATGCTACCCCAAAAGAGCACTTACTAGGGTTCAACTTCATTTGGTACTACCTGAGTGTGATGAGCGTCTCTTGTAGATCGTCTAGGTGAGGAGACTCTTCCTTACTCTTGATGAGCATGTCATCTACATTCACTTCCATGTTCCTCCCAATTTGCTTGCTAAACATTTTGTTTACTAACCTCTAGTAGGTTGCTCTTGCGTTCTTCAGTCCGAAGGGCATTTACCTTGTAATAGTAGAGCCCTTGGCTCATGACGAAGACAGTTTTCTCCTAGTCTTCTTCGgccatttttatttgattgtatcCCGAGAATGCATCCAAGAACGTCAATAACTTATGTCCTTCTGTGGAATCCACTAGCTGATCTATCCTTGGTAGAGAGAAACTGTCCTTCGGGCAAGTTTTGTTTAAGTCcatgaagtctacacacatcctccatttcccatttgctttctttaccaGGACGACATTGGCGAGCCAATCGGGGTAGTAGACCTCCCGAATAAAATCAGCTACTAACAGCATGTTGACCTCATCTGTGATAGCTTAGCTTCATTCTGGAGCAAAGACTCATCATCTCTGCTAGACGGGCTTTTTCTCAGGGTCCACATTCAACCTATGTCAGATGACCTTTGTGGATATGTCTGGCATGTCCTCGTGGCTTCATGTGAAGATGTCCATGTTCTTTTTGAGGAATTGGACTAGCCTCGTCCTTATCTCTGGACTCAGGATTGTTCCTATCCTAGTCGTCTTTATTGGTTCTCCGTCTACTAGCTCCACAGTCTCTAGGGCTTCcaccttctcttcttctttcttctcgaTCATCCACGTATGGTTCTCCTTTGTAGCTAACACCGCTTGGTAGCATTCCCTAGTCAACACTTGATCTCCTTTTGCCTCGTTTACACCATTTTCCATTAGGAATTTTACCTTAAGACAATAGGTGGACGTGGCTGCTTTTCAACGATTGAGTGTGGGCCTCCCGATGATCACATTGTAAGAGGAGGGATAGTTTACCACTAGGAAGTTTAGCTGACGAGTCAATTGTTTTGGGTAAGCCCCTACTGTGACTGTCAGCATCACTATGCCTTTGGGATACACTTTGTCTCCACTGAAGCTAACAAGTGAGGAGTCAAATGGATGCAACCTTTCGGGGGCCACCTTCAACTGTTGAAAAGTAGAAAGGTAGATAATGTCTGCAGAGCTGCCGAATTCTCCTAGTGTTGAACCTTTCTATCATAAGCATGATAACAAGGGGATCATCATGTGGCTGCTTCACTTCTCTGGCATCTTCCTTTGAGAATAGGATATCCCTATCTGTTCGTCTTTGCTTTAGGGGTGGTATCCTATGGATGCTATTCACCTGCTTCTGGTATGACTTCTTGAGGGATCTGAACGACCCCTTTGTGGATGGCCCTCCTGTGATCATCTTTATTTCTCCTATTGCATTCTGCTGATGATGTGGCTTGTGGTCTTCATCCCTTGAAGAGGCTTCCAGCTTGTCCCTGCTATCATCCCTAGGCCTGTTGGAATCTCCcttctttacaaatttttgCAACTTCCCTCTTCGTATGAGTTTCTCTATCTGCTCTTTCAGGTCTCTGCAGTCTTCTGTGTAATAGTCGTGATCTTTATGGAAACGACAGTATTTCCTCTTGTCATGAACATTAGACGACGAGTGTAATGGCCATGGCCACTTGAGGTAGTGCTCGTCTTTAATCTGTGCCAGAATTTTATCAATAGGCATAATTAAAGGAGTGAATTTTACTGTCCAAGGGGTTTTATCATCTTTCCTCTTGTTCTTGTCAGTATTTTGACGATCTGCCCACTCCCTTTCTCGTCCTCTCCGATTGTCTCCCTTTCTTTCCCTCTCATTAGGCTTTTCTACCTCTTTGATTGCTACTAAAGCATCCTCAATGTTCATGTACTTCTGAGCCTTCAAGAGCATTTCCACCATCATCCGTGGGGGATTCTTCACGAGCGAGACCATAAACTGCCTGGACTTCAACCTGGCTTTAAAGGCCATCAGTTGTACTTTGTCATCCGCTTCATCCACCTCTAACATTTCTCGAGTAAAATGCTTCATGTATGACCTCAAAGTCTCCTTTTCTCCTTATTTAATTGTAAGCACGTGGTTTGCTGACCTTTTTGGGCGTTGTCCTCCGACGAAGTGGCGTAAGAAGGAGCTGCTCAGCTACTCGAAGTCATTGATGGACGAAGTTGGTGACTTCATGAACCATTCCCTTGCAGCTTTTTTGAGGGTAGTTGGGAAGGAACGGCATAATATCTCGTCAAGGGGCTACTAAAGACCCAGAGTTGTTTTGAAGGTGTTAAGGTGATCCAAAGGATCCTTCAACCCATCAAATGGTTCAAGCTATGGCAGTCAAAACTTCGAGGGCACTGGGCACTCTAGGACTGCCGTAGTGAAGGGTGAATCTGTCCTCTTGACCATACGGTCTAAGCTTCGGcctattttttcctttattgcATTCTTCAGCTCATCCATCTCCTTTCTCATTTTCCTGAGAAGGTTCGAGCTCGGTTCTTGTGGGGTGGCAGGCCGTCGATGTTCGTCCCTTCTTTGGCTGTCCCCATCGTCATCTCGATTAGTCCCGTATCAGTTCTCCTCTTACTGCAATCGCAATCTCATTTCTTGGTTTTGTCGAGTAAGCTCTTCCATGCTGGCTAtgagtgtttggatttgcagagcTAATGCTGCAAAATCCTGGGGAGTGTTGGGCTTCATCTAGACTTGTGAGTTGAATGGAACTACATTCTCGAACCTAGGTATGAAAATATCGCTCCCACAGACTgtgccaaactgatgaagcaGTTATCATTAGTTAAGTGGACTCGTCCAGATAAGCTGGCAACCTCGTCCTTGTACCTGAAAATGTCGCACAAAGCCCTCTTTAGTTGTTCGTCAGTGTGGTGCTTGCCAAAGAGTCTCCGATGATAAAGTTAGCGTATGGAAGTTTCAAGAAAGTATCAGAGACCAGAGCTACGACGTATCTTTGTATTTGAGATTGTGTGTACCTTGTTTTGGTTCTATGGAGTGTTTATATATGGCTCTGCAGCATCTAGCCATTGTAGCTTTTATTGTGGTTTTAATGCCTCTTTTGGTAACACCTTCAGGCTCAATAATGTAGGCTCAATGGGCCTCCAACGGTCTATACAGTTGGTCTTGTAACCGTCTGAGGTATTGCATACTACACTAAATGGCTTACCTCCATTCGTCAGTGATGTGAAGTGGTGGACGGAGATGTCTAATTAGTTTGTCTAAGCCAAAGGGTTCGTCGGTcccataaaaaacaaataaattttatattggtTGTCTACTTACCACAAACCCTTTTTTATTATGTGCTTGGGACTCACTATGAACAAAATATATGCCTTTTTGTACATGCTCCAAAACAATTCTTGTGGAGAGCATTTGAGAGATTGTCTTATGGTTAAACCTGTTTCTTGGAAAGTGtgattttgttatttgtatCTCAACCATTGTGGTTTCTTTTGTAAGCTTGAGACATTTTTCTAGTAAATTTATTCCATGTTAAATAGTGAAGTAAATTTATTCCATGTTAAATAGTGAAGGCCTTATACATTTAGATGCATAGACGATTCATGTTTGTATTTTTGCTAGGTCTACGGACGTACTACCATAATTGAAAATCCATATAGGTTGGTGCTTAACGAATATATAAATGCATAATAATAGTTGAAAGAAATTCATCTATCTGTTGTAGCAATCTAAATAGGTGAAATTTATTGTAGTTTCTATATGCTTCGATTTGTCGTACAACATTAACATAGAAAATTTTGTAACATtgagaaattattttcaaacatAATTCTCAtatcattgaagaaaaaataaagcaaagatATTCTTATGGATTTTGGTCTTAAGGATTATTAGAAGCGGATGAAGGCATATATGGTATCTAGGTTTTTGGGTTCAAGAATGGAATGTTAGTGGTTCAGTAGGAAGATCTAAAGGAGAAGTAGGTGGTGATTATGGGGAGAGGATTGGGAAGGCAAAGAGGATGAAGGAGGTAGTGGAGGGAAGGGATCACCCGATGGAGCGGGAGAGGATTGGGGAGGCAAAGAGGACGAAGGAGGTAGTGGAGGGAagggaaaagaaggaaaatgagATCGTGggggaaagggaaaagagggaaaagggggaaaaggaaaagaaggaaaaggagaTCGTGGGGGAAAGGGAAAAgggggaaaaggaaaagaaggaggagGTAGTGGAGGGAAGGGAAAAGAGGGAAAGGGAGGAAAGGAAAATTGAAGGGAGGGAAAGCGAGAAGAATGGGATAGATAAGGTGGCATATAAGGAAGAAAGGATTTTGAAGCATTAAAAGATCTTGACAATTCCTGTTTGTTTGCACATAGAGCAGTATTCTTCTCCGATGGCCTGTAACTCAGTGTATTCAAGTTGTATATACAACGATTTTCTTCCTTAGACTTGAATGTCATAACAGTTGATGTGGTCTTCGAACCAGGAACATTGCAGGCTAAAGATGAGCTCCCCAACAAGGTTACTTGGCAAAATGATGTTGCTGCCAAACCTTCTACACAGTTAATCCCATCAATATTTGCTATTTCCACTTTATATACTCCATGCTTATCTGTTGTTTTGTTGACTGAAAATGTGGTATGCTTTGTGATTTGGGGTGAGTTTGTTTTGAATTTGCATTGTATTTGAACATCCACACCTAATTAGTAAAACAAGAGTACACACGTGAGAAGttgaaagaatatttttcaattcatcatCAATTAAATGACTTAATTGACCATTTCCAAGCATGTTAAGTTCTAAGACAATCATTAATTTATCATAGTATTAGAGTGTTTGTTCTAAGTTTGAACCATATCTCCTCTTACCTCCCATTAATAATCTGACAttgaaatgattaaattttattttcttttttctttttatttaaaagtaaaaatctcacatttaaataattatattcacAATTTTTCAACCATTTATGATTTAGGAAAATCGATAATTTATCACCTAAATTGAAAGAAACAATAGACTAGATAAAGATAATAACTGTTATTTACCTGGCAAGAAGGAGCTGTGTCTAGAAAAAGTGTTGCTAGAGCAGATATCACAATACACAACACCCACTACGGTAATCTTGGAGACAAGATTTGTTGGTTGAGCTATCAGAGAAAGTGGATGAGTGAAGAGAGATGTAAGAAAAAGGAGAATTATTGAGTCCATGAAGGCAAGCATTTGAGAAGTGAGAAGAAGGTTCTAGGAGGGAATCAAGACTATAGCTATTACACCATGAAGGGCATGTGAAGTATTTATAATGCAAGAGGTATTAGTCTAAGGTTCTAGTACGTGGCAAATTCATTGAGTGGGAaagtaaattattttcattttagccTTCCACCCCTCAAAATTTTGCAGtaatgtcaaaatattaattgattatCATATGTTAATGAGGTTACTGgatttatttctatatattaattatatggaGATGtgcactaattatttatatctaattatatattataattttttttttagaaacaatatattataaaaattggatCCTATAAATAGAGGATGAATATAATGATGACATGTGTAATTTTATCAAACCATAAGATAATGACACATGTCAACAATTTATCtttctcaattaaattaaattattacttattaccttatgcttaaaaaaatacttattacCTATATTAGATCCATGCGGATTtatatcttttatctcaaaaagatccattttggatagaataaatgtcaatttaattatattaccAATTAAATCGTATAAAAGGTATAATATATAAGTATTAATAAATGTTAAAAGTTGGATCCCATAATTTGAGTATGCATACAACCATGATATGTGTTATTGTACCAAAGCATAAGATAATGACACATATCAATACCCTTTTAATCTttcttagttttatttaaattattaccTATCACCGATATTAGATGCCAAGTTGGATACgataaatttcattttacttattttacCAATTATATACCATAAAAAGGATGATAAATTCGtctcaataaattttataagcTTGGATCCCATAACTAGAGGATGCATGCAATGATGATGTGTCATTTTACCAAAGcctgaataaaaataataacacatGCCAATacctagacatggcaaaatgggTCAAGATTCGCTAACCTGACCCAATTTGAACCCAAAGAAAATACCCAACCTGATTTTTACCAAAACTAAAAACGGGTTGACTTATGACCCTACCTGTTTTTTACGAATCAACTCAACCCGACCCGGCTACCCTGTGACCTAATCcattttttacaaacttttttttcgggtaaaaaacaattaaaattaagacattattggtttaattgtttgttgtgagttttacaatgcatgttattattatttatttatttttatattaaatatatcaaatttttaacatttttcggATAACTTcattcaaatataatatatatttaatgtcatttaaatataattgatacCTTTATGCAGGTGCATGCAAATGAATTGAAAGATGAACGGTTGAGGCATTCTATTGCTTAATAATGGGATAggtataaatttttaaatatcacataacaaaatacatgccaagataatctggttgtaataaagttaaaaacatatatttgaaattataggCGTGTATGAGAAGAATTCATAACTGTGAAAAGAGTGAAGAAAAAGTATTATTGATGAAATTTGGCATAAATTATGGATGCTTAGACCTATTTTCTAACaataaatgtttttcaaaataaaagatgataTTTCTTAGAGTGTGTGTTGTTTAATAATAACATGATATTTATAAAAgagaccatgtataaataagtaaacattCAAACTTTGATGTATATTATCAAGTTGAAACAAAATGTCAACCACAGTTGatattaaattatgaaattagtttTCAAGGTTGTAAATTTCTTagttgtttttattctttgtcaaattagTTATCAAATAGggcatttgaaattttgtattcatttgtatgtttgttttaattagatGTTCAAAGGCTAGACTAGACTCGTTTGtgctattttgttttcattaggAATGTTAGGATATGTATAATTATTGAACAAGTATTAATTTGTTGAGCTGAGCTCATTCTTGATATgagtggtgaattcaaagtaatgcattttacacCAAATAATTTGATGCATGACTTATCAAATGAcaccaaaaaaagaatcatGTGAAAAAATACAGGTCGACCCAACCCGCAACCCAAATGACCTGATATGTTTCTAACCCGCTTAAAATaacctgtttttttttttttttacctgaaCTCATTTTCGACATGAACCCAATTGACCCCATCCgtcccgttttgccatgtctaccaatacattttattcattctggatttaatttaaattatttgtaaTAACTACCTGTTTATAATTTATAGAAGAattctcatatatattttttaattgtatataaattatattcaGTAATTAAACCCTCCATTAGAATATTGGTGTATGATATTTTCCttaaataatagaatatataaGTGCATGtataaatataatcatattAAATGTCTAAtgatatataagaaaaaatttaacaaatgcCGCAGGCGCATtgatttaggaaatattttttgaaattttttatgaaaaaagaaaaaagaaattgactttttttttatataaattttcatatttttcatgaaagtggtatcaaaaatttcttaaaatggtcAATTAACAAATACCCTAAGTACACTCATTAATAGGAtccaatatataattatatatacaaatacaatcataataaatgtctaTCAATAACTATcatatttatcaaatttaatttttagaaaaaaaattcgtttTATGTTAAACAGTGGTGGCtcctggaattttttttcagggaggattaagaaattt
This genomic stretch from Quercus lobata isolate SW786 chromosome 3, ValleyOak3.0 Primary Assembly, whole genome shotgun sequence harbors:
- the LOC115981025 gene encoding uncharacterized protein LOC115981025, with the protein product MLEVDEADDKVQLMAFKARLKSRQFMVSLVKNPPRMMVEMLLKAQKYMNIEDALVAIKEVEKPNERERKGDNRRGREREWADRQNTDKNKRKDDKTPWTVKFTPLIMPIDKILAQIKDEHYLKWPWPLHSSSNVHDKRKYCRFHKDHDYYTEDCRDLKEQIEKLIRRGKLQKFVKKGDSNRPRDDSRDKLEASSRDEDHKPHHQQNAIGEIKMITGGPSTKGSFRSLKKSYQKQVNSIHRIPPLKQRRTDRDILFSKEDAREVKQPHDDPLVIMLMIERFNTRRIRQLCRHYLPFYFSTVEGGPRKVASI